The following proteins are encoded in a genomic region of Labeo rohita strain BAU-BD-2019 chromosome 5, IGBB_LRoh.1.0, whole genome shotgun sequence:
- the cds1 gene encoding phosphatidate cytidylyltransferase 1 → MTELRRRGGGGDPDSTENISDKEADGDDRLAFPGEGEGETEGDSKADTPDVPPSADNTPQCLNKALEGLSSRWKNWWIRGILSLTMIIGFFLIIYLGPIMLILVVMGVQIKCFHEIITIGYRVYHSYDLPWFRTLSWYFLICVNYFFYGETVADYFGALVQREEPLQFLVRYHRFISFALYLAGFCMFVLSLVKKHYRLQFYMFAWTHVTLLIVVTQSHLVIQNLFEGMIWFIVPISIVICNDIMAYLFGFFFGRTPLIKLSPKKTWEGFIGGFFATVVFSFFFAYLLSQYQYFVCPVEYNSETNRFAVECEPSNLFMIQEYTLPAVVQNAVRWKTVNLYPFQIHSIALSSFASLIGPFGGFFASGFKRAFKIKDFADTIPGHGGIMDRFDCQYLMATFVHVYIASFIRGPNPSKVLQQLLVLQPEQQLSIFNTLRNHLREKGMLPPAVEEAQ, encoded by the exons GAGGCAGATGGAGACGACAGGCTTGCCTTTCCCGGTGAGGGGGAAGGAGAAACGGAGGGTGACTCCAAAGCGGACACACCAGACGTGCCACCTTCCGCAGATAACACTCCACAGTGTCTCAACAAAGCCCTGGAGGGCTTGTCATCTAG GTGGAAGAACTGGTGGATAAGAGGCATATTGTCATTGACAATGATCATTGGCTTCTTTCTCATCATCTATTTGGGACCCATTATGCTCATATTAGTG GTTATGGGTGTTCAAATCAAGTGTTTTCATGAAATTATAACCATTGGCTACAGAGTTTACCATTCCTATGATCTTCCATGGTTTAGGACTCTAAGCTG GTATTTCTTGATTTGTGTGAACTACTTCTTTTATGGAGAGACAGTGGCTGATTATTTTGGCGCACTAGTCCAAAGAGAGGAGCCTTTGCAGTTCCTTGTACGTTATCACCGGTTTATTTCTTTTGCACTGTATTTGGCAG GTTTCTGCATGTTTGTACTGAGTTTAGTGAAGAAACATTACCGCCTGCAGTTTTATATG TTTGCTTGGACCCATGTGACCTTGTTGATTGTGGTGACTCAGTCACATCTGGTTATTCAGAACCTGTTTGAGGGAATGATCTG GTTTATTGTTCCCATCTCTATTGTGATCTGTAATGACATCATGGCCTACCTGTTTGGCTTCTTTTTTGGAAGAACTCCACTGATTAAG CTCTCCCCAAAGAAGACCTGGGAAGGATTCATTGGGGGATTCTTTGCAACAGTGGTGTTCAGTTTCTTT TTTGCGTACCTGCTATCCCAGTACCAGTACTTTGTTTGTCCAGTGGAATACAACAGTGAGACAAACCGCTTTGCAGTGGAGTGTGAGCCCTCAAATCTCTTCATGATACAGGAATACACACTTCCTGCAGTGGTGCAGAATGCAGTTAGATGG AAAACGGTGAACCTTTACCCATTTCAGATCCACAGTATTGCACTCTCTTCGTTCGCCTCTCTGATCGGACCATTTGGTGGATTCTTTGCCAGTGGCTTCAAACGAGCTTTTAAGATCAAA gACTTTGCAGACACCATTCCTGGTCATGGTGGAATAATGGATCGTTTTGACTGTCAGTATCTGATGGCGACGTTCGTTCATGTTTACATAGCAAGTTTTATCAG AGGGCCGAACCCCAGTAAGGTTTTACAGCAGTTGCTCGTCCTGCAACCAGAACAGCAACTCAGCATCTTCAATACACTGCGCAACCACTTGCGAGAAAAGGGCATGCTGCCCCCTGCTGTGGAGGAAGCCCAATGA